From the Leptidea sinapis chromosome 42, ilLepSina1.1, whole genome shotgun sequence genome, one window contains:
- the LOC126976844 gene encoding 28S ribosomal protein S28, mitochondrial — MLTCLKLSRQVKLSQNICTTSNILNLNYSTSNPTEESNKVGGFAKAFEKQSQIVDQDKFIPSATFASLLRNSKLVDLGDPVGKIVIGKVFHTVEDDLYIDFGWKFHCVCTRPTTRKDEYVRGARVRIQIKDLELSSRFLGSSTDLTLLEADCKLLGIVSSPVRPSNEKDVVS; from the exons ATGTTAACTTGTTTGAAATTGTCACGACAAGTAAAGTTGTCACAAAATATTTGCActacttcaaatattttaaatttaaattattcaacCTCTAACCCAACAGAGGAATCTAATAAAGTTGGAGGATTTGCCAAAGCTTTCGAAAAGCAAAGTCAAATTGTTGATCAAGATAAGTTTATCCCTTCAGCTACCTTTGCATCACTTCTCCGCAATTCGAAACTAGTGgat CTTGGTGATCCCGTAGGTAAAATTGTTATAGGGAAAGTTTTTCACACAGTGGAAGATGATTTGTATATAGATTTTGGTTGGAAGTTTCATTGTGTCTGCACTAGGCCGACAACTCGTAAGGATGAGTATGTGAGGGGTGCAAGAGTTAGGATTCAAATTAAAGACCTTGAGCTGTCGTCAAGATTTTTAGGTTCAAGTACAGATCTCACACTCTTGGAAGCAGATTGTAAATTGCTTGGTATTGTATCAAGTCCTGTAAGACCTTCTAATGAGAAAGATGTTGTTAGCTAA